One Helicobacter pylori NCTC 11637 = CCUG 17874 = ATCC 43504 = JCM 12093 genomic window, TGAATGTTAAAGGGTTTAAGCTCTAAACGCAAGGCATCGCTATAGGCCTCTAAGGCATGCTTACTCGCGCTGTAATGGCCTAAAAAGAGCATGCTCACACGCCCTGCTATGGAAGAAAGATTGAAAATCTTAGAGTAGGGCTTGTTTTTTAATAAGGGCAAACAAAACTGCACCACTTCACAAAGGGCGAAAAAATTCACGCTAAATTGCTTTTTAACCTCTTCAATAGGCGTGTCTTCTACGCTCCCAAACACCCCATAACCAGCAGAATTGATCAAAACATCGCAATGATCTTCTTTAGTGCTAATGTTTAAAAACGCTTCTTTCAAAGCGTTAGAATCGCTCACATCAATATCAATGCTCTCGCATAACGCATGGTTTAACGCCACGCACAAAGTCGCATGCCTAGAGAGCGCATAGACTTTATACCCTTGATCTAACAACATTAACGCGCACTCTAACCCAATCCCAGAACTCGCCCCAGTGATAACCGCCACCTTTTGGCTTTCTTTTTTCTCGCCCATTATCTAACGCTAACCCTCTTATTATTTTTAAAATTCCTCTAATATTCACTCAATATTACTTAATTTTTACTAATATATAGTTCTTGGAATGTTTTTTACAAAAAACATTTTTAACACCAATTTTAATTAAGGAGAAGCAATGCC contains:
- a CDS encoding SDR family oxidoreductase; amino-acid sequence: MGEKKESQKVAVITGASSGIGLECALMLLDQGYKVYALSRHATLCVALNHALCESIDIDVSDSNALKEAFLNISTKEDHCDVLINSAGYGVFGSVEDTPIEEVKKQFSVNFFALCEVVQFCLPLLKNKPYSKIFNLSSIAGRVSMLFLGHYSASKHALEAYSDALRLELKPFNIQVCLIEPGPVKSNWEKTAFSVENFENENGLYALEMDAAKTFYASVYQKALSAKAVAQKIVFLSMSHKIKARYLIGLKTQLLLALYQILPSSWYDSLFRLIVLKRKRDA